A single Pan troglodytes isolate AG18354 chromosome 19, NHGRI_mPanTro3-v2.0_pri, whole genome shotgun sequence DNA region contains:
- the MLLT6 gene encoding protein AF-17 isoform X2 — MKEMVGGCCVCSDERGWAENPLVYCDGHACSVAVHQACYGIVQVPTGPWFCRKCESQERAARVRCELCPHKDGALKRTDNGGWAHVVCALYIPEVQFANVLTMEPIVLQYVPHDRFNKTCYICEEQGRESKAASGACMTCNRHGCRQAFHVTCAQMAGLLCEEEVLEVDNVKYCGYCKYHFSKMKTSRHSSGGGGGGTGGGGGSMGGGGSGFISGRRSRSASPSTQQEKHPTHHERGQKKSRKDKERLKQKHKKRPESPPSILTPPVVPTADKVSSSASSSSHHEASTQETSESSRDSKGKKSSSHSLSHKGKKLSSGKGVSSFTSASSSSSSSSSSSGGPFQPAVSSLQSSPDFSAFPKLEQPEEDKYSKPTAPAPSAPPSPSAPEPPKADLFEQKVVFSGFGPIMRFSTTTSSSGRARAPSPGDYKSPHVTGSGASAGTHKRMPALSATPVPADETPETGLKEKKHKASKRSRHGPGRPKGSRNKEGTGGPAAPSLPSAQLAGFTATAASPFSGGSLVSSGLGGLSSRTFGPSGSLPSLSLESPLLGAGIYTSNKDPISHSGGMLRAVCSTPLSSSLLGPPGTSALPRLSRSPFTSTLPSSSASISTTQVFSLAGSTFSLPSTHIFGTPMGAVNPLLAQAESSHTEPDLEDCSFRCRGTSPQESLSSMSPISSLPALFDQTASAPCGGGQLDPAAPGTTNMEQLLEKQGDGEAGVNIVEMLKALHALQKENQRLQEQILSLTAKKERLQILNVQLSVPFPALPAALPAANGPVPGPYGLPPQAGSSDSLSTSKSPPGKSSLGLDNSLSTSSEPYRAAETSPSAARAAAPATPAAPGLPAADPGTPDCCLPDDPADPAETGAAAPADGWGLPAAHGQPAGRKLHPAAVCGYPWPAAHSVCSTPAACWSPSGSLAWQQHKSHGRSSCSCSSGSSRRTSSPHCPDQPLPQPVGSRRQWRWPQRRDR, encoded by the exons ATGAAGGAGATGGTAGGAGGCTGCTGCGTATGTTCGGACGAGAGGGGCTGGGCCGAGAACCCGCTGGTCTACTGCGATGGGCACGCGTGCAGCGTGGCCGTCCACCAAG CTTGCTATGGCATCGTTCAGGTGCCAACGGGACCCTGGTTCTGCCGGAAATGTGAATCTCAGGAGCGAGCAGCCAGGGTG AGGTGTGAGCTGTGCCCACACAAAGACGGGGCATTGAAGAGGACTGATAATGGAG GCTGGGCACACGTGGTGTGTGCCCTCTACATCCCCGAGGTGCAATTTGCCAACGTGCTCACCATGGAGCCCATCGTGCTGCAGTACGTGCCTCATGATCGCTTCAACAAG ACCTGTTACATCTGCGAGGAGCAGGGCCGGGAGAGCAAGGCGGCCTCGGGAGCCTGCATGACCTGTAACCGCCATGGATGTCGACAAGCTTTCCACGTCACCTG TGCCCAAATGGCAGGCTTGCTGTGTGAGGAAGAAGTGCTGGAGGTGGACAACGTCAAGTACTGCGGCTACTGCAAATACCACTTCAGCAAGATG AAGACATCCCGGCACAGCAGCGGGGGAGGCGGAGGAGGCACTGGAGGAGGAGGCGGCAGCATGGGGGGAGGTGGCAGTGGTTTCATCTCTGGGAGGAGAAGCCGGTCAGCCTCACCATCCACGCAGCAGGAGAAGCACCCCACCCACCACGAGAGGGGCCAGAAGAAG AGTCGAAAGGACAAAGAACGCCTTAAGCAGAAGCACAAGAAGCGGCCTGAGTCGCCCCCCAGCATCCTCACCCCGCCCGTGGTCCCCACTGCTGACAAG gTCTCCTCCTCggcttcctcttcctcccaccaCGAGGCCAGCACGCAGGAGACCTCTGAGAGCAGCAGGGACTCAAAGGGGAAAAAGTCTTCCAGCCATAGCCTGAGTCATAAAGGGAAGAAACTGAGCAGTGGGAAAGGTGTGAGCAGTTTTACCTccgcctcctcctcttcctcctcctcttcctcctcctctggggGGCCCTTCCAGCCTGCAG TCTCGTCCCTGCAGAGCTCCCCTGACTTCTCTGCATTCCCCAAGCTGGAGCAGCCAGAGGAGGACAAGTACTCCAAGCCCACAGCCCCCGCCCCTTCagcccctccttctccctcagctCCCGAGCCCCCCAAGGCTGACCTTTTTGAGCAGAAGGTGGTCTTCTCTGGCTTTGGGCCCATCATGCGCttctccaccaccacctccagctcAGGCCGGGCCCGGGCGCCCTCCCCTGGGGACTATAAGTCTCCCCACGTCACGGGGTCTGGGGCCTCGGCAGGCACCCACAAACGGATGCCCGCACTGAGTGCCACCCCTGTGCCTGCTGATGAGACCCCTGAGACAGGCCTGAAGGAGAAGAAGCACAAAGCCAGCAAGAGGAGCCGCCATGGGCCAGGCCGTCCCAAGGGCAGCCGGAACAAGGAGGGCACTGGGGGCCCAGCTGCCCCATCCTTGCCCAGTGCCCAGCTGGCTGGCTTTACCGCCACTGCTGCCTCACCCTTCTCTGGAGGTTCCCTGGTCAGCTCCGGCCTGGGAGGTCTGTCCTCCCGAACCTTTGGGCCTTCTGGGAGCTTGCCCAGCTTGAGCCTGGAGTCCCCCTTACTAGGGGCAG GCATCTACACCAGTAATAAGGACCCCATCTCCCACAGTGGCGGGATGCTGCGGGCTGTCTGCAGCACCCctctctcctccagcctcctgggGCCCCCAGGGACCTCGGCCCTGCCCCGCCTCAGCCGCTCCCCGTTCACCAgcaccctcccctcctcttctgcTTCTATCTCCACCACTCAG GTGTTTTCTCTGGCTGGCTCTACCTTTAGCCTCCCTTCTACCCACATCTTTGGAACCCCCATGGGTGCCGTTAATCCCCTCCTCGCCCAAGCTGAGAGCAGCCACACAG AGCCAGACCTGGAGGACTGCAGCTTCCGGTGTCGGGGGACCTCCCCTCAGGAGAGTCTGTCTTCCAT GTCCCCCATCAGCAGCCTCCCCGCACTCTTCGACCAGACAGCCTCTGCACCCTGTGGGGGCGGCCAGTTAGACCCGGCGGCCCCAGGGACGACTAACATGGAGCAGCTTCTGGAGAAGCAGGGCGACGGGGAGGCCGGCGTCAACA TCGTGGAGATGCTGAAGGCGCTGCACGCGCTGCAGAAGGAGAACCAGCGGCTGCAAGAGCAGATCCTGAGCCTGACGGCCAAAAAGGAGCGGCTGCAGATTCTCAACGTGCAGCTCTCTGtgcccttccctgccctgccTGCTGCCCTGCCTGCCGCCAACGGCCCTGTCCCTGGGCCCTATGGCCTGCCTCCCCAAG CCGGCAGCAGCGACTCCTTGAGCACCAGCAAGAGCCCTCCGGGAAAGAGCAGCCTCGGCCTGGACAACTCGCTGTCCACTTCTTCTGAG ccttacaGAGCAGCAGAGACATCTCCTTCAGCAGCAAGAGCAGCAGCTCCAGCAACTCCAGCAGCTCCTGGCCTCCCCGCAGCTGACCCCG GAACACCAGACTGTTGTctaccagatgatccagcagatCCAGCAGAAACGGGAGCTGCAGCGCCTGCAGATGGCTGGGGGCTCCCAGCTGCCCATGGCCAGCCTGCTGGCAGGAAGCTCCACCCCGCTGCTGTCTGCGGGTACCCCTGGCCTGCTGCCCACAGCGTCTGCTCCACCCCTGCTGCCTGCTGGAGCCCTAGTGGCTCCCTCGCTTGGCAACAACACAAGTCTCATGGCcgcagcagctgcagctgcagcagtggcagcagcaggcGGACCTCCAGTCCTCACTGCCCAGACCAACCCCTTCCTCAGCCTGTCGGGAGCAGACGGCAGTGGCGGTGGCCCCAAAGGAGGG acCGCTGA